Proteins encoded together in one Bombina bombina isolate aBomBom1 unplaced genomic scaffold, aBomBom1.pri scaffold_779, whole genome shotgun sequence window:
- the LOC128643704 gene encoding bone morphogenetic protein 10 produces QVCECSDHKFPSRKGANSTGLNCKQCEETLSRPPCSADFSMSYSDVIGVRKYPLLFNMSIPHHEEMVMAELKLYMLVPNARMKYDGVNRKVTIYEIHIEQDGTRKASELASRLVYKTKSEWEMFDITEVVRRWSRSELTTHKLEIHLQNSDVDIEATGDGNLDIDIRPETKQEPLLIVFSDDQSSDRKEEKEELNDMISHEQELGQDNDNLGNLGNMPSEESLLQMRSNIIYDASSRIRRNAKGNYCKKTSLYIDFKEIGWDSWIIAPSGYEAYECRGVCSYPLTEHVTPTKHAIVQTLVHMKNAQRASKACCVATKLDPISILYLDAGVVTYKYKYEGMVVSECGCR; encoded by the exons ACAAGTGTGTGAATGTTCTGACCACAAGTTCCCAAGCAGGAAAGGTGCTAACAGCACGGGACTGAACTGCAAACAGTGTGAGGAGACGCTAAGCAGACCTCCCTGCTCAGCTG attTCTCCATGTCCTACAGCGATGTAATTGGGGTGAGAAAATACCCTTTGCTTTTTAACATGTCTATTCCACACCATGAGGAAATGGTAATGGCTGAATTGAAACTCTACATGCTTGTACCAAATGCCAGGATGAAGTATGATGGTGTGAACAGGAAAGTCACCATCTATGAAATACATATTGAACAAGATGGTACGAGAAAGGCATCTGAACTGGCATCTAGGTTGGTCTACAAAACCAAAAGTGAATGGGAAATGTTTGATATCACAGAGGTGGTTCGACGCTGGAGTAGATCAGAATTGACTACTCACAAGTTagaaatacatttacaaaattcagATGTTGATATAGAAGCAACTGGAGACGGAAACCTAGACATAGATATAAGGCCAGAGACAAAGCAAGAACCACTACTTATTGTTTTTTCAGATGACCAAAGCAGTGACCggaaagaagaaaaagaggaaTTGAATGACATGATCAGTCATGAACAGGAACTTGGTCAGGATAATGATAATCTTGGAAATTTAGGCAATATGCCCAGCGAGGAGTCATTGCTGCAGATGAGATCCAATATCATTTATGATGCCAGCTCCCGAATCAGGAGGAATGCCAAGGGTAACTATTGCAAAAAGACCTCACTCTACATCGACTTCAAAGAGATTGGATGGGACTCCTGGATTATTGCCCCATCAGGATATGAGGCCTATGAGTGCCGAGGTGTTTGCTCTTACCCTCTAACGGAACATGTCACACCAACCAAACACGCAATAGTGCAGACACTAGTCCATATGAAGAATGCGCAGAGGGCATCAAAAGCCTGTTGTGTTGCTACAAAACTTGACCCAATATCCATTCTCTACTTGGATGCAGGAGTGGTTACCTACAAGTACAAATATGAAGGCATGGTAGTGTCAGAGTGTGGTTGCAGATAG